The Populus trichocarpa isolate Nisqually-1 chromosome 11, P.trichocarpa_v4.1, whole genome shotgun sequence genome has a segment encoding these proteins:
- the LOC7463814 gene encoding ER lumen protein-retaining receptor A isoform X1: MNIFRFLGDMTHLISILILLLKIYATKSCSGISLKTQELYALVFLTRYLDLFTDFISVYNTVMKLVFIASSLAIVWCMRNHPLVRRSYDKQLDTFRHYFLLLASFLLALLLHEKFAFQEVLWAFSMYLEAVAILPQLVLLQRSGNVDNLTGQYVFFLGAYRAFYIFNWIYRYFIDPHFTRWIACVSGLVQTALYADFFYYYFISWKNNAKLQLPA, translated from the exons ATGAATATCTTCAGATTCCTGGGTGACATGACGCACTTGATTAGCATTCTAATTCTCCTCCTCAAAATCTACGCTACCAAATCTTGCTCTG GGATTTCGCTTAAGACGCAGGAGCTGTACGCGCTGGTGTTTTTGACGCGCTATCTGGATCTCTTCACCGACTTCATTTCAGTCTACAATACTGTTATGAAACTGGTGTTTATTGCCAGCTCCCTCGCTATCGTCTGGTGCATGAGGAACCACCCTCTTGTCAGGCGTTCTTACGATAAACAACTTGATACCTTTCGCCATTATTTCCTCCTCCTTGCAAGCTTTCTTTTGGCTCTTCTCCTCCACGAGAAGTTCGCATTCCAAGAG GTCTTGTGGGCGTTTTCAATGTACTTGGAGGCAGTAGCAATTCTTCCCCAGTTAGTATTGCTTCAAAGAAGTGGGAATGTAGATAACTTGACAGGGCaatatgttttctttcttgG GGCTTATCGAGCTTTCTACATCTTCAACTGGATTTACCGCTATTTCATAGACCCACATTTTACTCGATGGATTG CTTGCGTTTCTGGTCTTGTCCAGACAGCCCTCTATGCAGATTTCTTCTACTACTACTTCATCAG CTGGAAAAACAATGCAAAGCTTCAGCTGCCAGCGTGA
- the LOC7463814 gene encoding ER lumen protein-retaining receptor A isoform X2, giving the protein MNIFRFLGDMTHLISILILLLKIYATKSCSGISLKTQELYALVFLTRYLDLFTDFISVYNTVMKLVFIASSLAIVWCMRNHPLVRRSYDKQLDTFRHYFLLLASFLLALLLHEKFAFQEVLWAFSMYLEAVAILPQLVLLQRSGNVDNLTGQYVFFLGCLGCFLVQRREEGCGRLIAV; this is encoded by the exons ATGAATATCTTCAGATTCCTGGGTGACATGACGCACTTGATTAGCATTCTAATTCTCCTCCTCAAAATCTACGCTACCAAATCTTGCTCTG GGATTTCGCTTAAGACGCAGGAGCTGTACGCGCTGGTGTTTTTGACGCGCTATCTGGATCTCTTCACCGACTTCATTTCAGTCTACAATACTGTTATGAAACTGGTGTTTATTGCCAGCTCCCTCGCTATCGTCTGGTGCATGAGGAACCACCCTCTTGTCAGGCGTTCTTACGATAAACAACTTGATACCTTTCGCCATTATTTCCTCCTCCTTGCAAGCTTTCTTTTGGCTCTTCTCCTCCACGAGAAGTTCGCATTCCAAGAG GTCTTGTGGGCGTTTTCAATGTACTTGGAGGCAGTAGCAATTCTTCCCCAGTTAGTATTGCTTCAAAGAAGTGGGAATGTAGATAACTTGACAGGGCaatatgttttctttcttgG ATGTCTTGGCTGCTTTCTGGTTCAGAGAAGAGAGGAAGGTTGTGGTAGGTTGATAGCTGTGTAA